Within the Methanobrevibacter ruminantium genome, the region AATTCATTTTACAATAAAAAATTGAATTCATATAAAAAATTTACTTTATTTAGAAATATTTGTTTTAATTAAAAATACTAATTTGAGTTTATTTTTTCAAAATTAGTCAAATTTTTTAATTAAATTACTTTTTACTAATGTATTGTTATTTTATGTTGATTTAGAAAACAATTAATCGTTTTTTGAAAAAATTAATAAGGGAGTTTATTTAAAATATTATTTGGAGTCAAATTATGAGATTAAAAAGTGTAGGAATGGGATATTTTTTAGCTGTTCCAGATGTCATTTCAATATTGAATTTGGTATTTGGATTTTTAGCTATTTTAATGGTTATTGATAATCATTTATCATATGCATCATTGTGCATACTTGTTGCAGTTGTTTTTGACTCTGTAGATGGATGGGTTTCAAGAAAACTTGATCGTGATGATAAATTTGGTTTTGGAAAAAATATTGATTCTTTAGCAGACATAGTATCTTTTGGTGTTGCACCTTCAGTCCTTTTATATTATATGGGATTAGGAATATCTGACTGGGCAGGATACTTAATGGCAATTGTAGCTGTTTTAACACTTGTTTGCGGTATGTTAAGACTTACCCGTTACAATGTAATTTCAGATAAAATTAATTACCATGGATTCGTGGGATTCCCAATACCAGGTACCGCTATTATCATAGCTACTTATTACCTCAGCGGTTTATTTAATGTTGGAGTTGCTGCTATATTGATGTTATTTGCAGCTTATTTAATGATCAGTACAATCAGATATCCTAAAGTTGACAATTATTATGTGATTGGATTTGGAGCATTAATGATACTCCTATTGCTTTTACCTATTAATGTATCCATAGAGGCTGTAAATATTCCGGCTTTAGCATTGTTTGTATTAGCATTGGTCTACATGTTTATGACATTCTTAGAGTTCTTCATTGATACTGAAGAGGCTTTAACTCCAGAAAATGTTAACAGAAACATTGGACAAGTTAGAGAAATAACCTCTAATAGACTTAGTGTTTCCTTAAGTTCTGCAAAAGATGCTGTCAAATCAATGAAAGAATCTATTAACCAAGTTTCTTCTGGAGAAATTATTGGCGAAAGCAAAGCGGCAGAAGATGAAAAGGAAGAAAAGGAAGAAAAATTATTAAGCATTCGCACTGGTGAAGTGGAAGAGGAGTAAA harbors:
- a CDS encoding archaetidylserine synthase, yielding MRLKSVGMGYFLAVPDVISILNLVFGFLAILMVIDNHLSYASLCILVAVVFDSVDGWVSRKLDRDDKFGFGKNIDSLADIVSFGVAPSVLLYYMGLGISDWAGYLMAIVAVLTLVCGMLRLTRYNVISDKINYHGFVGFPIPGTAIIIATYYLSGLFNVGVAAILMLFAAYLMISTIRYPKVDNYYVIGFGALMILLLLLPINVSIEAVNIPALALFVLALVYMFMTFLEFFIDTEEALTPENVNRNIGQVREITSNRLSVSLSSAKDAVKSMKESINQVSSGEIIGESKAAEDEKEEKEEKLLSIRTGEVEEE